The Zestosphaera sp. genome includes a window with the following:
- a CDS encoding DUF4910 domain-containing protein has translation MSLTQLFNEVKSISDHLELTRLALDLSSYHRIQGSREILRSADFIRASLEDRGVGVSVHTFSYASPQKWISPLVGWDLRDGEVRVTYPYQKTVSSVRRAWTAVAAHSPGGEFAGRVSYVENEESIPSDAEVVLTSNRSLSMYLRLVEKGVKAVLIYRRDAVLDGVPYVSLFPTPSELPKMKSPVLCISRRDAEMMRWSILKGERVQVEGFVKASYTDPRDIKVISAEFGDGEKEVHLTAHYCHPKGTINDNVSGAAALLCIARALGRSIKRTGCELGGMRVRFVWIPEHYGSLALVRKLLKEGVKIEGALNLDMVGEKQSLTGSVLNFIRSPALLASGFEAHAFRNFYVEVNRGWGLPALNEIKPSLRFDSRCYVAGSDHDSYIVFGIPAVSLTNWPDRFYHTSLDMIDKFSASNALLIALTALKTVLTYEPRNKSAMKHYISYVSELEYFRARGSLAMLRQRIYTSVRKRVKCMEVAENSGFPSTQHILRVSKEPRLREELRKLFSREPWTPTALAVGALYSSCGISDNDLRKFMSAELGISIKESDFNLILEALQSLRTGS, from the coding sequence ATGAGCTTGACTCAACTATTTAATGAGGTCAAAAGCATTTCAGATCACCTAGAGTTAACCAGATTGGCTTTAGATCTCTCATCGTACCATAGGATACAGGGCTCAAGGGAGATATTGCGGAGTGCTGACTTCATAAGAGCATCTCTGGAGGACAGGGGTGTTGGAGTTTCCGTACACACATTTAGCTATGCAAGTCCTCAGAAATGGATAAGTCCTCTCGTCGGTTGGGATCTCCGTGATGGTGAAGTCCGTGTTACATACCCGTATCAGAAAACCGTCTCTTCAGTGAGGAGGGCATGGACCGCCGTTGCAGCACATTCACCGGGCGGTGAGTTCGCTGGGCGTGTGAGTTACGTCGAGAACGAGGAGTCTATACCAAGCGACGCTGAGGTGGTTTTGACGAGCAACAGAAGTCTAAGCATGTACCTGAGACTGGTTGAAAAAGGGGTTAAGGCTGTCCTCATTTACAGGAGGGATGCGGTACTCGACGGCGTACCCTACGTGAGTCTCTTTCCGACGCCTTCGGAGTTGCCTAAGATGAAGTCTCCAGTGCTGTGCATATCACGAAGAGATGCGGAGATGATGAGGTGGAGCATCCTCAAAGGGGAGAGGGTTCAAGTCGAAGGCTTCGTCAAGGCAAGCTACACCGACCCAAGGGATATTAAAGTAATATCCGCTGAGTTTGGCGATGGTGAAAAGGAGGTTCATCTAACAGCGCACTACTGTCACCCAAAGGGGACTATCAACGATAATGTGAGCGGTGCTGCCGCACTCTTATGTATAGCCAGAGCCCTCGGTAGGTCTATTAAGAGAACGGGATGTGAGTTGGGAGGGATGAGGGTCAGGTTTGTATGGATACCTGAGCATTACGGGTCGCTTGCTTTAGTTAGGAAGCTGCTTAAGGAGGGAGTTAAAATAGAGGGCGCGTTAAACTTGGATATGGTGGGTGAGAAGCAATCGCTTACAGGCTCTGTTTTGAATTTCATACGTTCGCCTGCATTACTGGCGAGCGGGTTTGAGGCCCATGCTTTCAGGAATTTCTACGTAGAAGTAAACAGAGGTTGGGGATTACCAGCCCTTAACGAAATTAAACCATCATTAAGGTTTGACAGTAGATGCTATGTGGCGGGTAGCGATCATGACTCGTACATCGTATTCGGGATTCCCGCAGTCTCCCTGACTAACTGGCCTGACAGGTTCTATCACACAAGTCTTGACATGATAGACAAGTTCAGCGCAAGTAACGCATTGCTCATCGCCCTCACGGCCCTTAAGACTGTGCTGACGTATGAACCGCGAAATAAGTCAGCGATGAAGCACTACATAAGTTATGTGTCGGAGCTTGAGTATTTCAGAGCCCGTGGCTCGCTGGCCATGCTGCGTCAGAGGATCTACACCAGCGTAAGGAAGCGTGTGAAGTGCATGGAGGTAGCTGAGAACTCGGGATTTCCTTCCACGCAACACATACTCAGGGTGTCTAAGGAACCTAGACTCCGCGAAGAACTGAGGAAGTTATTCAGCAGAGAGCCTTGGACCCCCACGGCCTTAGCTGTAGGGGCTCTGTACTCGTCGTGCGGGATCAGCGACAACGACTTAAGAAAGTTCATGTCTGCAGAGCTCGGCATCAGCATCAAGGAAAGCGACTTTAATCTAATACTTGAGGCGTTGCAGAGCTTAAGAACCGGTTCGTGA
- a CDS encoding DUF2283 domain-containing protein, with protein sequence MSDAKFEGNELLIGDINNVWFEYDRQTDILYINFGYDIEDADEAVLTESNVVARIKGGKVVSLTVFDFMKRLGIGT encoded by the coding sequence ATGAGTGACGCGAAATTTGAAGGAAATGAGCTACTAATCGGAGATATCAATAACGTGTGGTTTGAGTACGATAGGCAAACTGATATTCTCTACATAAACTTTGGCTACGATATAGAAGACGCTGATGAGGCAGTGTTAACGGAAAGCAACGTCGTGGCGAGGATTAAAGGGGGTAAAGTGGTCTCACTGACTGTCTTCGACTTTATGAAGAGATTGGGTATTGGAACATGA
- the ahcY gene encoding adenosylhomocysteinase, which yields MYRVADIDLRDAGFKEIEWAERHMPVLMRIRDEFYKEKPLAGVRVAAVLHVTKETAVLVRTLTEGGAEVWLAGSNPLSTQDSVAAALASEGIHVFAWRGQTQHEYYECIAQAASSNPDVVIDDGADLHAYLHGVLRDAGSRVWGGTEETTTGVNRLRSLEREGGLLYPVIAVNDSLTKFMFDNRYGTGQSVIDGVLRATNLLLAGKVFVVAGYGWVGRGIAMRARGMGARVVVTEVDPVRALEAVMDGFEVMSMGKASAVGDVFVTATGNKGVIREEHFRLMKDGAVLANAGHFNVEVCVEDLERISLRKRSVRPNLEEYTLPDGRKLYLIGEGRLVNLVSAEGHPSEVMDMSFANQALATKYIVRNRSALEKRVYVLPREIDEEIAQYKLRSMNVEIDKLTEEQIRYISAWKYGT from the coding sequence ATGTACAGGGTAGCCGACATTGATTTGAGAGATGCTGGTTTCAAAGAGATTGAATGGGCGGAGAGACATATGCCCGTCCTGATGAGGATTAGAGATGAATTCTATAAAGAGAAGCCATTGGCAGGAGTCAGAGTTGCAGCAGTCCTCCACGTAACTAAGGAAACTGCTGTGTTGGTCAGGACTCTAACGGAGGGGGGTGCTGAGGTCTGGTTGGCAGGGAGCAATCCCCTCTCCACGCAAGACTCGGTGGCTGCCGCGCTAGCCAGCGAGGGCATTCATGTGTTTGCATGGAGAGGTCAGACCCAACACGAGTACTATGAGTGTATCGCTCAGGCGGCGTCGTCTAACCCTGACGTAGTAATAGATGATGGTGCTGATCTTCACGCGTACTTGCATGGAGTTCTCAGAGACGCAGGTTCAAGAGTTTGGGGTGGAACCGAGGAAACCACCACAGGTGTCAATAGGTTGAGATCCCTTGAGAGGGAGGGAGGGCTCCTATATCCCGTGATAGCGGTTAACGACTCGCTAACTAAATTCATGTTTGACAATAGATATGGTACTGGCCAATCCGTTATAGACGGCGTCTTGAGAGCCACGAACCTGCTTCTGGCCGGCAAGGTATTCGTGGTGGCTGGATATGGGTGGGTTGGTAGAGGCATAGCTATGAGGGCGCGCGGCATGGGCGCTAGAGTAGTTGTGACTGAGGTGGATCCTGTGAGGGCCCTGGAGGCGGTGATGGATGGCTTTGAAGTAATGAGCATGGGTAAGGCGTCTGCAGTAGGGGACGTGTTCGTGACTGCTACAGGAAATAAGGGAGTTATAAGGGAGGAACACTTCAGGTTGATGAAGGACGGTGCAGTGCTGGCTAACGCAGGGCATTTCAACGTGGAGGTGTGCGTTGAGGATCTGGAGAGGATTTCACTCCGTAAGAGGTCCGTGAGACCTAATCTGGAGGAATATACGTTACCTGACGGGAGGAAGCTGTATCTAATAGGTGAGGGGAGATTAGTGAATCTAGTGTCGGCCGAGGGACATCCGAGCGAGGTGATGGACATGAGCTTCGCAAACCAAGCGTTGGCTACGAAGTATATAGTCAGGAACAGATCTGCCTTAGAGAAGCGTGTTTACGTCCTTCCGAGGGAGATAGATGAGGAGATAGCCCAATATAAGCTGCGTTCGATGAATGTAGAGATAGACAAGTTGACGGAGGAGCAGATCCGCTACATTTCTGCTTGGAAATACGGCACGTGA